A part of Anabas testudineus chromosome 7, fAnaTes1.2, whole genome shotgun sequence genomic DNA contains:
- the LOC113167234 gene encoding NACHT, LRR and PYD domains-containing protein 12-like, whose protein sequence is MSVHGKDEEDRVESVASTCQSLKSDQSKESPLAFSTGPELLNTESRKSPELQITSQTRTGQLADSLQEVLHSHKLNLRRRCEFAIEGTADAAPRAHLRRIYTELYITEGLCEGVNIQHEVWQLESISKMESLHDTPITCCDIFKALPGQRRLIRVVLTNGIAGIGKTFSVQKFALDWAEGLENQDVSLVIVLSFRELNLIKEKQYTLLRLLHDFDPTLRPVTAEKLALCKVLLIFDGLDESRLLLDFQNSEVVSDVTQTSSVDMLLINLIQGNLLPSALLWITSRPAAAGQIPLSYVDRVTEVRGFTDTQKEEYFRKRFDDESVSSRIISHIKATRSLYIMCHIPVFCWITSTVLEHMLTTGQKEFPRTLTEMYSHFLLVQTKRKAQKYDKGHELQQEQMQTDREVLLKLGRLAFEHLEKGNIMFYQEDLERCGLDVNKALVFSGLCTEVFKRERVLFQKTIYCFVHLSIQEFLAAVYMVQCYLNKNTEVLATFLGEEWSTNGGDPGLDNILGRVVDKSLNSKNGHLDLFVRFLHGLLLESNHRILGGLLGWTVSSPKSIQRAINNLKKMDAYDISPDRSINVFHCLMEMNDRSVHQEIQEYLQSENRLQKKLSKTHCSALAYMLQMSEKVLDVLDLKKYNASGDGRRRLLPAVRNCRTARLSYCGLSESHCEVLSSALMSNPSHLQELDLSENDYLMDSGVKLLSLGLESPHCRLEILRLKNCSLSESCCDALASALKSPSSHLRELDLSNNNYLKDSGVKLLSTGLESPHCRLETLRLSCCRLSESCCTHLASAIKSNPSHMRELDLSKNKVKDLGVNVLCAALGSHQCKLKTLRLNRCGLTENCCTSLASFIKSDSSSLRELELSNNDLQDSGVKLLCEGLESPHCRLEALRLRACWLSESCCASLASPLMSSSSSLRELDLSENNLWDSGVKLLSAGLESTICKLDTLRLICCQVTEEGCAFLATALKQNPSYLRELDLSKNNLQESGVKLLSDMLNSSDYRLETLRSEAGLTESLQI, encoded by the exons ATGAGCGTCCATGGGAAGGATGAGGAGGACAGAGTGGAGTCTGTAGCATCAACCTGCCAGTCTCTGAAGAGTGACCAGTCCAAAGAGAGTCCTCTCGCCTTCAGTACAGGACCTGAACTGCTAAACACAGA ATCCCGAAAAAGTCCTGAACTTCAGATAACCAGTCAAACCAGAACGGGACAAT TGGCCGACAGTCTGCAGGAGGTGTTGCACAGTCACAAGCTCAatctgaggaggagatgtgaatTTGCAATAGAGGGAACAGCTGACGCAGCCCCTCGAGCGCACCTGAGGAGGATCTACACCGAGCTTTACATCACCGAAGGACTTTGTGAAGGAGTAAATATCCAACATGAGGTGTGGCAACTTGAGAGCATATCCAAAATGGAGAGCCTTCATGACACTCCCATCACATGCTGTGACATCTTTAAGGCCTTACCTGGCCAACGGAGACTCATCAGAGTCGTCCTAACGAATGGCATCGCTGGCATCGGAAAAACCTTCTCAGTCCAGAAGTTTGCTCTGGACTGGGCAGAGGGTTTGGAAAATCAAGATGTCAGCCTTGTGATTGTGCTTTCGTTTCGGGAGCTGAACCTGATCAAAGAGAAGCAGTACACTCTGCTCAGGCTGCTTCATGATTTTGATCCAACGCTCCGCCCGGTCACAGCAGAGAAGCTTGCTCTCTGTAAGGTTTTGTTAATCTTCGATGGCCTGGACGAAAGCAGACTCTTGTTGGATTTCCAGAACAGTGAAGTTGTGTCCGATGTTACACAGACATCGTCGGTCGACATGCTTTTAATAAACCTCATCCAGGGgaatctgcttccctcagctctcCTTTGGATAACTTccagacctgcagctgcaggtcaGATCCCTTTGTCGTATGTCGATAGAGTAACAGAGGTACGGGGATTCACTGACACtcagaaggaggagtacttcaggaagagatTCGATGATGAGTCAGTATCTAGCAGAATTATCTCGCACATCAAGGCAACCAGGAGCCTCTACATCATGTGCCACATCCCAGTTTTCTGTTGGATCACTTCTACAGTTctggagcacatgttgactaCAGGTCAAAAAGAGTTTCCAAGGACTCTGACTGAGATGTACTCTCACTTCCTACTGGTTCAGACCAAGAGGAAGGCACAAAAGTATGATAAGGGACATGAGCTCCAACAGGAGCAGATGCAGACTGACAGGGAAGTCCTTCTGAAGCTGGGACGGCTTGCATTTGAACATCTTGAAAAAGGGAACATCATGTTCTACCAAGAAGATTTGGAGCGTTGTGGTCTTGATGTTAACAAGGCATTAGTTTTTTCAGGACTGTGCACAGAGGTCTTCAAAAGAGAGCGTGTTCTCTTTCAGAAAACAATTTACTGCTTTGTTCATTTAAGTATCCAGGAGTTTCTCGCTGCTGTTTATATGGTCCAATGTTACTTGAACAAGAACACAGAAGTACTGGCAACATTCTTGGGAGAAGAGTGGAGTACAAACGGCGGTGACCCAGGTCTGGATAACATCCTTGGCAGAGTCGTAGACAAATctctaaacagtaaaaatggCCACCTGGACCTTTTCGTTCGCTTCCTTCATGGCCTGTTATTGGAGTCCAACCATCGTATTTTAGGGGGTCTGTTGGGCTGGACAGTGAGCAGTCCAAAAAGCATCCAGAGAGCAATAAACAACCTGAAGAAGATGGATGCTTACGATATATCtcctgacagaagcatcaacGTCTTCCACTGTTTGATGGAGATGAATGACCGCTCAGTGCATCAGGAGATCCAAGAGTATCTGCAGTCAGAGAACAGATTACAAAAGAAGCTCTCTAAGACTCATTGCTCAGCTCTTgcctacatgctgcagatgtcagaaAAGGTTCTAGATGTGTTGGACCTGAAGAAGTACAACGCGTCCGGAGATGGAAGACGGAGACTGCTGCCAGCTGTGAGAAACTGCAGAACTGCCCG ACTGTCCTACTGTGGACTCTCTGAGTCACATTGTGAAGTCCTGTCCTCAGCTCTGATGTCCAACCCTTCTCATCTGCAAGAGCTGGATTTGAGTGAAAATGACTATCTCAtggattcaggagtgaagctacTTTCTCTGGGACTGGAGAGTCCACACTGCAGACTGGAGATACTAAG ATTGAAGAACTGCAGTTTGTCGGAAAGTTGTTGCGACGCTCTGGCGTCAGCCCTCAAATCTCCCTCCTCCCATCTAAGAGAGCTGGACCTAAGTAACAACAACTATTTGAAGGATTCTGGGGTGAAACTGCTGTCTACGGGTCTTGAGAGTCCACACTGTAGATTGGAGACTTTGAG ATTAAGTTGCTGCAGGCTGTCGGAGAGCTGCTGCACACATCTGGCCTCAGCTATAAAGTCCAATCCCTCCCATATGAGAGAGCTGGATCtgagtaaaaataaagtaaaggaTTTGGGAGTAAACGTACTGTGTGCTGCACTGGGGAGCCATCAGTGTAAACTGAAGACTTTGAG GCTCAATAGATGTGGGCTGACGGAGAACTGCTGTACCTCTCTGGCCTCATTTATCAAGTCTGACTCCTCCAGCTTGAGAGAGTTGGAACTGAGTAAtaacgacctgcaggattcaggagtgaagctgctgtgtgaagGACTGGAGAGTCCACATTGCAGACTGGAGGCTCTAAG ACTGAGGGCCTGCTGGTTGTCAGAGAGttgctgtgcttctctggcttCACCTTTAATGTCCAGCTCTTCCAGTCTGAGAGAGCTTGACCTAAGTGAAAATAATCTAtgggattcaggagtgaagctacTGTCTGCTGGATTGGAGAGTACAATCTGTAAACTAGACACTCTGAG GTTGATCTGCTGTCAGGTGACAGAAGAAGGATGTGCATTTCTGGCAACAGCACTGAAACAAAACCCGTCTtatctgagagagctggacctgagtaaAAACAACCTACAGGAATCAGGGGTGAAGCTGCTCTCTGATATGCTGAATAGTTCAGACTATAGACTGGAGACTCTCAGGTCAGAGGCAGGTTTGACGGAGTCTCTACAAATTTAA